TACAAAGTGTTCAAACGTTTGAGTGATTTAGTGCGCCAGAGTGCATTTTATAGCATTTATTCTCATATAGAACCAAACCAGACATGGAAGCTAATGTTTATTTTCAGTCTCTGCCTTACATTTGTGTTAAGAAGTACTTCAActgttttaaaaagtgcattCCCTTACAGTGTTCTCTATTAACGTGGCTTACGGAAGCAGTTCATTAAAATTTTAACCTTGTTCTAGTCAAATGAATGTAATACGGAGGATTCCAGTGTCTCCATGTGAGATCACCATCTTAAGGGAGGATTGGGGTGAAGGGGATAATCGTAAAACAAAAACCAACGATGCATTTAACTGAACAATTCATACCCCATAGCTCGGGTTGGTTACTGATGAAAATGACTCGTTGGAGGTCTAGACTTTTTTGTGGAATGAAAGGATTCTGACTGCATAACAAACAAAGCAGGCGGCTCACTGGTTAAGGCAGACTGCAGGAATGAGTGTCTTTTATGCAGCTTTGTTAAAAACTATGTGACTAACAATGACATCTCTTGTCAAAGGTCCCTTTTCACAGGAGGAATAACTCCGGTATACATGATACTTTTAGGGGGCATTGATTACGGGCTGAAAACTGCTGTCATAAGACACCAAACAAACGATGGGTTCAAGATAAGAGGGATTTGGGCTCAGGGTGAAAATCAGCACATTCAacagaatataaaaaaagtaatatttataaatataaacaaaatgtcCATCTAAAGACAAGTTACAGGGTAACTTCTATATACAAAACAACACGTAAAACAGGCACAGACTTTGGGGAAACTTCCATAATGAGCCAAACTCTTTCAAAATCCAGGAAAACGAATTGGTCCTCTCGCTgcactttctgctgctgcttgggCTCATTCGCTCTGCGGCTTGTAGGTAACGGAGGCCGCGATCTGACTTTGGGCATTTGGCTTCTTGCCGTTGACCAGGAGGAGCAGCGGCGAGTCCACTCGTATACTCCTGAAGTCGAACGACTGCGGGAGAGAGGAAACGTGAAAAGTCAAACCGCGTGGGAGGACCTTTTGTTCTTTGCGCCTTCGAACCTCCCGCCGCGTGGCAACACCGACCTCGTCTTTGTGTGTGACGCTGTTGCGTTTGAGCTGAGGTTCGGGAATGACGACGGTGTCTCCTATGAGGACGCCCCAGCTCTCCGCCGTGTTGTACACCATCACCACTATGTACGACTCCTCGCTGTCCACCATTCCAAACGTgctggaggaaaaaataaaaaaagattgcaCAGCATCAgcaaaaatatcaaaacaggCAAAGCAAGACGGCAGCCAACCGCACGTTGACGACGTCAGCTGCACTCACAAGGCCATGCGACCCTCCGAGGCCAGGCTGAACACCACCTTGCCCACGGCGGCCAGCCCGACGTTGTGCCCGTGCGTGAGGGAGGAGATGCTGCGAGGCTCCAGGCTGCCCACGCGGCCCGTCGGGGATCGAAAGTGAGGGGAGGCGCAGGGCCCCAGGGTCGACGTGCCGAGGTCAGAGAGCATCATCCTCAACCGACGCGCCTTCACCTTCCCCTGAAGAGATGGAAAGAGTGGAGGTTaggagtagagagagagaaacggctGTGCTCTGCTGCCACCTTGTGGTGATCAATGTATGCTGACAGACTCAACAAGAGTACAAGACCTCTTTAAAAAGACGTCACCACGGGCTGTAGGAACagcactcgttttttttttttggtacctTGTTCTGTAGGAGTTCCGTGACGTTCTTCAGGTACAAAAGCAGCTGCTTCTCCCTCTCCGGGGGCTCCTCCCAGCCGGGGTCGAGCGCGGCGGCTCGGCTGTAGCCGGCGAGCGCACTCCCGTACATCTCCTCGTACTGGAACAGCTTGGCCCGGTTGAAATGCAGCTCCGGGTAAGAGGAGGCAGCTCTGTCTACTTTCTCctacaggtggaggagaggagggggggggggggggttgtaaaacATGGCTGCGGACGTGCCGGCGGCGGCGATGAGACGCGCTCGGCGACTCACGGATTGCGCGTAGGCGCTCAGG
This sequence is a window from Pungitius pungitius chromosome 1, fPunPun2.1, whole genome shotgun sequence. Protein-coding genes within it:
- the ttc5 gene encoding tetratricopeptide repeat protein 5; the protein is MAEGEKSAEPLQDKSELQILKELVDELYDFRDRYFETHSVEEAWRKQSDTAQEMQKTLKKLEEKEDQFKHKAEFLLQKGRCLNVAPDFSPEAEECLSRSVKLEPGLVDGWNTLGEQYWKKGDLIGAKNCFTGALQQSKNKVSLRNLSMVLRQSPAADNDAHVKQVMESVAMAREAVQLDVTDGTTWYILGNAYVCLFFTCGQKPQLSQQALSAYAQSEKVDRAASSYPELHFNRAKLFQYEEMYGSALAGYSRAAALDPGWEEPPEREKQLLLYLKNVTELLQNKGKVKARRLRMMLSDLGTSTLGPCASPHFRSPTGRVGSLEPRSISSLTHGHNVGLAAVGKVVFSLASEGRMAFTFGMVDSEESYIVVMVYNTAESWGVLIGDTVVIPEPQLKRNSVTHKDESFDFRSIRVDSPLLLLVNGKKPNAQSQIAASVTYKPQSE